In Pseudoduganella albidiflava, a single window of DNA contains:
- a CDS encoding extracellular catalytic domain type 2 short-chain-length polyhydroxyalkanoate depolymerase gives MKRVSSFRHLCALASLAATLLSSLLLSLLSASLAQAAAPAVPLPAMKTGQLSVSGLSSGGYMAVQFAVAYSASVTGAGIIAAGPYSCSRGNLSMATMRCSCTSGTPWCGVAPGGTNVPELIRLTGSYAARGRIDPTSNLARHRVWLFSGLADSVVPMAVMNDLQAYYRHYLPPENIRYRKDVRAQHAMPTESFGNRCDQLGAPYISDCDVDGAGELLQWIYGTLTPKAGHGAAGRLVEFDQAEFLADPAAHGMAATGWLYVPPGCERDGAGCRLHVAFHGCKQTSALVKEAWVRHAGYNPWADANRIVMLYPQAAPLRFRNPNACWDWFNYDDPDFAVKSGRQMRAVKRMTERLMTADRHAGGQN, from the coding sequence ATGAAGCGTGTTTCATCCTTCCGTCATCTCTGCGCGCTTGCTTCCCTGGCGGCGACGCTGCTGTCGTCGCTGCTGTTGTCGCTGCTATCGGCTTCGCTCGCCCAGGCCGCGGCGCCCGCCGTGCCGCTGCCCGCCATGAAGACCGGCCAGTTGTCCGTATCCGGCCTGTCGTCCGGCGGCTACATGGCGGTGCAGTTCGCCGTCGCCTATTCGGCCAGCGTGACGGGCGCCGGCATCATCGCCGCGGGCCCTTACTCGTGCTCGCGCGGCAACCTGAGCATGGCAACCATGCGCTGCAGCTGCACCAGCGGCACCCCCTGGTGCGGCGTCGCGCCGGGCGGCACCAATGTGCCGGAACTGATCCGGCTGACCGGCAGCTACGCCGCACGCGGCCGGATCGACCCCACGTCCAACCTGGCCAGGCACCGGGTCTGGCTGTTTTCCGGCCTGGCCGACAGCGTCGTGCCGATGGCCGTCATGAACGACTTGCAGGCGTACTACCGGCATTACCTCCCGCCGGAAAACATCCGCTACCGCAAGGATGTGCGGGCCCAGCACGCGATGCCGACCGAAAGCTTCGGCAACCGCTGCGACCAGCTCGGCGCTCCCTACATCAGCGATTGCGATGTCGACGGTGCCGGCGAGCTGCTGCAATGGATCTATGGCACGCTGACCCCGAAGGCGGGCCATGGCGCCGCCGGCCGGCTGGTCGAGTTCGACCAGGCTGAATTCCTGGCCGACCCGGCCGCCCATGGCATGGCGGCCACTGGCTGGCTGTACGTGCCGCCCGGCTGCGAGCGCGATGGCGCCGGCTGCAGGCTGCACGTGGCCTTCCATGGCTGCAAGCAGACGTCGGCACTCGTCAAGGAAGCATGGGTCCGGCATGCCGGCTATAACCCATGGGCCGACGCGAACCGCATCGTGATGCTGTACCCGCAGGCCGCGCCGCTCCGGTTCAGGAACCCGAACGCGTGCTGGGACTGGTTCAACTACGACGACCCGGATTTCGCCGTGAAATCCGGGCGGCAGATGCGGGCGGTCAAGCGGATGACCGAGCGGCTGATGACGGCGGATCGGCATGCCGGTGGGCAGAATTGA
- a CDS encoding DUF4148 domain-containing protein, with product MKTIAIVLSAAALFASVNASATTQLTRAQVIADYSAAVASGNRPVVDDSYAGSYADAVSTKTREEVRAELHIAQQRGEILAGEQYPFVASDAAGTGKTRAEVAAELAADRRANPEMALEGRF from the coding sequence ATGAAAACCATCGCTATCGTCCTCTCCGCCGCCGCCCTGTTCGCTTCGGTGAATGCCTCGGCTACCACCCAGCTGACCCGGGCGCAAGTCATCGCCGACTACTCGGCCGCGGTGGCATCCGGCAATCGCCCGGTCGTTGACGACTCGTACGCCGGTTCGTATGCCGATGCCGTCTCGACGAAGACCCGGGAAGAAGTGCGCGCCGAACTGCACATCGCCCAGCAACGCGGTGAGATCCTGGCGGGCGAGCAGTATCCGTTCGTTGCCTCCGATGCGGCCGGAACCGGCAAGACCCGCGCCGAAGTCGCGGCAGAGCTGGCCGCCGATCGCCGGGCGAACCCCGAGATGGCGCTGGAAGGCCGCTTCTGA
- a CDS encoding DUF4148 domain-containing protein, protein MKTLAIALSAATLFASAQVSAQQPGDVPRIHVSAASTGNLFASGELYSGTHFETESSKTRDQVRGELRIAQERGELVAGEQYPFVAEAAPGQGKTRAEVQAELAAFRLANPEPYYN, encoded by the coding sequence ATGAAAACCCTCGCCATCGCCCTCTCCGCCGCCACCCTCTTCGCTTCCGCGCAGGTCTCGGCCCAGCAACCCGGTGACGTGCCCCGCATCCACGTGAGCGCCGCCAGCACGGGCAACCTGTTTGCTTCCGGTGAACTGTATTCGGGCACCCACTTCGAGACCGAGTCAAGCAAGACGCGCGACCAGGTCCGTGGCGAACTGCGCATCGCCCAGGAGCGCGGCGAACTGGTGGCAGGCGAGCAGTACCCATTCGTCGCGGAGGCCGCGCCGGGCCAAGGCAAGACCCGCGCCGAAGTGCAGGCGGAACTGGCCGCCTTCCGGCTGGCCAATCCCGAGCCCTACTACAACTGA
- a CDS encoding cupin domain-containing protein, translated as MKLSRHHAKAAMTVAFFAAQALSAAFAQTPAAAATPKFDAKGIARTETVRRDFDGKREAIQVRVDFAPGASFPKHSHPGVEIAYVLSGTIQYELEGKTITLQAGESLYIPAGAVHSAKNVGPAITAELATYLVEKNKPIVILDK; from the coding sequence ATGAAATTATCCAGACACCATGCCAAAGCCGCCATGACGGTGGCGTTTTTCGCCGCGCAGGCGCTGTCCGCCGCGTTCGCACAGACGCCGGCGGCAGCCGCCACGCCCAAGTTCGATGCCAAGGGCATCGCCCGGACCGAGACGGTGCGGCGCGATTTCGACGGCAAGCGGGAGGCGATCCAGGTGCGGGTCGACTTTGCCCCGGGCGCGTCGTTTCCCAAGCATTCCCACCCGGGCGTGGAAATCGCCTATGTCCTGAGCGGAACGATCCAGTACGAACTGGAAGGGAAGACCATCACGCTGCAGGCAGGCGAGTCGCTGTACATTCCAGCCGGCGCCGTGCACTCCGCGAAGAACGTGGGGCCGGCCATCACGGCGGAACTGGCCACCTACCTGGTGGAGAAGAACAAGCCGATCGTCATTCTCGACAAGTAA
- a CDS encoding response regulator transcription factor, with translation MRTTEPSQAAPIRVLVVDDHPIVRAGLVDTIGSQPDLAVVGELEDGAEVLASYAAMRPHVTIMDIAMPVMDGIQALEALRGQHGNARVIMLTTLGGDHHLRRAMELGACGILMKSSVRQDLLAAIRAVHAGNRWIPPDVACTLVEHLGQPHLSEREVAVLRSAASGNANKQIGVKLGIAEDTVKTHMRTILAKLGASDRTHAVAIAIKRGIISL, from the coding sequence TTGCGAACTACCGAACCGAGCCAAGCGGCGCCGATCCGCGTCCTCGTCGTCGACGATCATCCGATCGTGCGCGCCGGGCTGGTCGACACGATCGGCAGCCAGCCGGATCTCGCCGTGGTCGGCGAGCTGGAGGATGGCGCCGAGGTGCTGGCGTCCTACGCAGCCATGCGGCCGCATGTCACGATCATGGACATCGCGATGCCCGTCATGGATGGCATCCAGGCGCTGGAAGCGTTGCGCGGGCAGCATGGCAATGCCCGGGTGATCATGCTGACGACGCTGGGCGGCGATCACCACCTGCGCCGCGCGATGGAACTGGGTGCCTGCGGCATCCTGATGAAGAGCAGCGTTCGCCAGGACTTGCTCGCCGCCATACGCGCGGTGCACGCGGGGAACCGCTGGATACCGCCCGACGTGGCCTGCACGCTGGTCGAGCACCTGGGCCAGCCGCACCTGAGCGAGCGCGAAGTGGCGGTACTGCGCAGCGCCGCGAGCGGCAATGCCAACAAGCAGATCGGCGTGAAGCTGGGCATCGCGGAAGATACCGTCAAGACCCACATGCGCACCATCCTGGCGAAACTGGGCGCCAGCGACCGCACCCATGCGGTCGCGATCGCCATCAAGCGCGGCATCATTTCCCTCTAG
- a CDS encoding alpha/beta fold hydrolase, with translation MTNHTNPNPLRRNVLMSAATAAAGAAAAGVTLNASAAPAVAPRRDGGMLTTRDGVSLYYKDWGPKTGQPVVFSHGWPLNADSWESQMFFLANHGYRCIAHDRRGHGRSSQPWDGNDMDHYADDLAHLIETLDLKNAVLVGFSTGGGEVARYVGRHGTKRTAGLVLVSAVPPLMLKTADNPGGLPLEVFDGIRAGSVANRSQLYKDIAAGPFFGFNRPGAKVSQGLVDGWWMQGMMAGHKNTYDSIKAFSETDFRADLRKFDKPTLIIHGDDDQIVPIDSSGRAAAAIVKHAKLLVYPGAPHGLTDTHKDQVNSDLLAFLKG, from the coding sequence ATGACCAACCATACCAACCCGAACCCGCTGCGCCGCAACGTCCTGATGAGCGCAGCCACGGCGGCGGCCGGCGCCGCGGCAGCCGGTGTCACCCTGAATGCGTCCGCGGCGCCCGCGGTTGCGCCGCGTCGCGATGGCGGCATGCTCACCACGCGCGACGGGGTATCGCTGTACTACAAGGACTGGGGCCCGAAAACCGGCCAGCCTGTGGTGTTTTCCCATGGCTGGCCGCTGAATGCCGACAGCTGGGAATCGCAGATGTTCTTCCTGGCGAACCACGGCTACCGCTGCATCGCCCACGATCGCCGCGGGCACGGCCGCTCCAGCCAGCCCTGGGACGGCAACGACATGGACCACTACGCGGACGACCTGGCCCACCTGATCGAGACGCTCGACCTGAAGAATGCCGTGCTGGTCGGCTTTTCCACGGGCGGCGGCGAGGTGGCGCGGTATGTCGGCCGCCATGGCACGAAGCGCACGGCCGGGCTGGTACTGGTGTCGGCCGTGCCGCCGCTGATGCTGAAGACCGCCGACAACCCGGGCGGCCTGCCGCTCGAAGTCTTCGACGGCATCCGCGCCGGATCGGTCGCCAACCGTTCCCAGCTCTACAAGGATATCGCCGCCGGTCCGTTCTTCGGCTTCAACCGCCCCGGCGCGAAGGTGTCGCAGGGCCTGGTCGATGGCTGGTGGATGCAGGGCATGATGGCCGGGCACAAGAATACCTATGACTCGATCAAGGCATTTTCGGAAACGGATTTCCGCGCCGACCTGCGCAAGTTCGACAAGCCCACGCTGATCATCCACGGCGACGACGACCAGATCGTGCCGATCGATTCCTCCGGCCGCGCGGCCGCCGCGATCGTCAAGCACGCCAAACTGCTGGTCTATCCGGGCGCGCCGCATGGCTTGACGGACACCCACAAGGACCAGGTCAACAGCGACCTGCTGGCCTTCCTCAAGGGTTGA
- a CDS encoding sensor histidine kinase produces the protein MPPFHARLGLLLVVLALPMAARSSSHLLTEYAHTAWHGQRGAPADVVQFAQTPDGWLWVSSPHGLFRFDGLDFERMDSVQGHRLHSTNTLGLLVTRDGRLWVGDRFGGISVFSAGRMRLFKEADGLPPGSVMTMTEAPDGGVWAATSTGLGYLAPGAARFRRIGTAEGLPVTRTRQVLYGRDGRQWVSVQGGIYYRDPGAARYRRAWPHIDMMAIAEAPDGTIWGSDGIDKHYRVLAAAPPGNPPPRAELGGNGALFDRDGNMWILKVDALERRRAPYVGPAARPQQLTRANGLSGPLIQSAFEDREGNMWVGTSAGLDRLRRTRLRTVPVDTAFDRPGVIADDRGGVIIGDSRKPLRHYDVDGAGTTLGRMELSAAYRAPDGALWFANHEARWRRTAAGTLARLPHPAEVNGHDTQAMVSDRQGHMWMSMARVGLFQVRDGVWHRNGGLPGLPDGLALALACDDAGRIWAAYLRNRIAMIDRGKVQVFDGSAGLNLGNVQALLVDGTRIWAGGQNGLAWYDGQRWHGVNPAGGQPLRGISGLVRTPDGDLWLHGSDGISRIAAADVEQLVRAPERPLPYERFDALDGLVGSAEQLRPLPSLARSTDGRLWFATASEVATIDPARIPRNGLAPPVQLLSVRSGDIAYPPSDGLRLPAGSRDLQVRYTALSLAVPERARFRYRLEGVDERWQEAGARREAIYTNLRPGTYRFQVVAANEDGVWNDKGATLRLVFLPRFVETTLFAVLMALLAVALLGGLYLLRVRRLTARMVDLMHERLAERERIARGLHDTLLQSVQGLIMLFDQQARRLPVGSEERGKLEQTLDLADALMTEGRECITDLRADSAPAELGQALTQYGRVLLQERFAASIHGKPRPVCPKVRSEVHAIVREALFNASRHARASLVEFIMDYRADRLVVLVRDDGCGMAPALSAGPGRPRHFGIVGMRERAAAIGAAWRLDSAPGKGTSVHLEISAELAYPGRRSAALFNRLRPRSRASARVT, from the coding sequence CGGCTGCACTCGACCAACACGCTGGGATTGCTGGTCACGCGCGACGGCCGGTTATGGGTCGGCGACCGCTTCGGCGGTATCAGCGTGTTCTCCGCGGGGCGCATGCGTCTGTTCAAGGAGGCCGACGGGTTGCCGCCCGGCTCCGTGATGACGATGACGGAAGCGCCCGATGGCGGCGTGTGGGCCGCCACCAGTACCGGCCTGGGATACCTGGCGCCGGGCGCAGCGCGCTTCCGGCGTATCGGCACTGCCGAAGGCTTGCCGGTGACACGCACGCGCCAGGTGCTGTATGGCCGCGACGGCCGCCAGTGGGTATCGGTCCAGGGCGGGATCTACTACCGGGACCCGGGCGCCGCGCGCTACCGGCGGGCCTGGCCGCATATCGACATGATGGCGATCGCCGAGGCGCCGGACGGCACGATCTGGGGCTCGGACGGCATCGACAAGCACTATCGCGTGCTGGCGGCAGCGCCGCCCGGCAATCCGCCGCCGCGCGCGGAACTGGGCGGCAACGGTGCGCTGTTCGACCGCGACGGCAATATGTGGATCCTGAAGGTGGATGCGCTGGAGCGCCGCAGGGCGCCGTATGTCGGCCCCGCGGCCCGGCCGCAGCAGCTGACGCGCGCGAATGGCCTGAGCGGCCCGCTGATCCAGTCGGCCTTCGAGGACCGCGAGGGCAATATGTGGGTGGGCACCTCGGCTGGCCTGGACCGTTTGCGGCGCACTCGCCTGCGCACGGTCCCCGTCGATACGGCGTTCGACCGCCCCGGCGTGATCGCCGATGACCGTGGCGGTGTCATCATCGGCGACAGCCGCAAGCCGCTGCGCCACTATGACGTCGACGGTGCCGGCACCACGCTCGGCCGCATGGAACTGAGCGCGGCCTACCGCGCGCCCGACGGCGCGCTGTGGTTTGCCAATCACGAGGCACGCTGGCGCCGGACCGCGGCGGGCACGCTGGCAAGGCTGCCGCATCCGGCGGAGGTGAACGGTCACGACACCCAGGCCATGGTGAGCGATCGCCAGGGGCATATGTGGATGTCGATGGCGCGCGTGGGCCTGTTCCAGGTCAGGGATGGCGTGTGGCACAGGAACGGCGGCCTGCCGGGATTGCCGGATGGGCTGGCGCTGGCGCTGGCATGCGATGACGCGGGCCGTATCTGGGCGGCCTACCTGCGCAACAGGATCGCCATGATCGATCGCGGCAAGGTGCAAGTGTTCGACGGGTCCGCTGGCCTGAACCTGGGCAACGTCCAGGCGCTGCTGGTGGACGGCACGCGGATCTGGGCGGGCGGGCAAAATGGCCTGGCCTGGTATGACGGCCAGCGCTGGCATGGCGTGAACCCGGCTGGCGGACAGCCGTTGCGGGGCATCTCGGGCCTCGTCCGCACGCCGGATGGCGACTTGTGGCTGCACGGCTCCGACGGCATCAGCCGCATCGCCGCCGCCGATGTCGAGCAGCTGGTGCGGGCACCGGAGCGGCCGTTGCCCTATGAGCGTTTCGACGCGCTGGACGGCCTGGTGGGCAGCGCCGAACAACTGCGGCCATTGCCATCGCTGGCGCGCAGTACCGATGGCCGGCTGTGGTTCGCCACCGCCAGCGAAGTCGCCACCATCGATCCCGCCCGCATCCCCCGCAACGGCCTCGCCCCGCCGGTGCAGCTGCTGTCGGTGCGTTCCGGCGACATCGCCTATCCGCCCAGCGATGGCTTGCGCCTGCCGGCGGGCAGCCGCGACCTGCAGGTCCGGTACACGGCGCTCAGCCTGGCCGTTCCCGAGCGGGCCCGCTTCCGCTACCGGCTCGAAGGCGTGGACGAGCGCTGGCAGGAAGCGGGCGCGCGCCGTGAAGCGATCTATACCAACCTGCGCCCCGGCACCTACCGTTTCCAGGTCGTGGCCGCCAACGAAGACGGCGTGTGGAACGACAAGGGCGCCACGCTGCGGCTGGTGTTCCTGCCCCGGTTCGTGGAAACCACGCTGTTCGCCGTCCTGATGGCGCTGCTGGCGGTGGCGCTGCTGGGCGGGCTGTACCTGTTGCGCGTGCGCCGCCTGACCGCGCGGATGGTGGACCTGATGCACGAGCGGCTCGCCGAGCGGGAGCGGATCGCGCGGGGCTTGCACGACACCTTGCTGCAAAGCGTGCAGGGCCTGATCATGCTGTTCGACCAGCAGGCGCGCCGCCTGCCGGTCGGTTCCGAAGAGCGCGGCAAGCTGGAACAGACGCTGGACCTGGCCGATGCGCTGATGACCGAAGGGCGCGAATGCATCACGGACTTGCGTGCGGACAGCGCACCCGCCGAACTGGGCCAGGCGCTGACGCAGTACGGCCGCGTGCTGCTGCAGGAACGCTTTGCCGCCAGCATCCATGGCAAGCCGCGGCCGGTGTGCCCGAAGGTGCGCTCGGAAGTGCATGCGATCGTTCGCGAAGCGCTGTTCAATGCATCGCGCCATGCCCGCGCCAGCCTGGTGGAATTCATCATGGACTACCGCGCGGACCGGCTGGTGGTGCTGGTGCGCGACGATGGCTGCGGCATGGCGCCGGCACTGTCGGCGGGCCCGGGCCGGCCGCGGCACTTCGGCATCGTCGGCATGCGCGAGCGGGCGGCGGCGATCGGCGCCGCCTGGCGGCTGGACTCCGCGCCGGGCAAGGGCACGTCGGTGCACCTGGAGATCTCGGCCGAGCTCGCATATCCGGGGCGCCGTTCGGCCGCCCTGTTCAACCGGTTGCGCCCGCGCAGCCGGGCATCCGCCCGGGTGACGTAG